A region from the Gossypium hirsutum isolate 1008001.06 chromosome A08, Gossypium_hirsutum_v2.1, whole genome shotgun sequence genome encodes:
- the LOC121205015 gene encoding uncharacterized protein: MSDRPERTEQEEANSRVQTPEQGTSSDIPISMMRERELRNMIYGVMNQWYKEMIQERSQSQPPPPPTAPPMVPPVAPPPPSIIETSKRSPIEKLRKFGAEEFRGRSDDDPIKAEYWLQSLVRIFKQMTCSPEDYLRCAVSLLKEEAYNWWETMEAVVPAEKLTWEFFQNEFKKKYVGKRYLGKKKREFLDPWQRNKSVAEYKREFVYLSKYARDIVPTEEEMYRVQKLEEVYNRKIQRDRKNKESFKRGASKSFSDLPVKKSRVEISRTTSVPGRLGRGRSRQSDFKVFDRPTASVSSVQNTPRLKCQYCGRHHFGECRTKMGAFINVGLLIILFEIAPSCKKMKWIRNRYREPLPKEVDVRARAVLQGLPVRLKQLPIVNEFTDVFPEELLGLPPDREVEFVIDVIPGTASISKNVEFVWSEKCQQSFDQLKKMLTEALVLTQPESGKANVVADALSRKSSLFALRAMNVYLSVNENGLVLAELKEKSTFLQRIREL; encoded by the exons ATGTCAGATAGACCTGAACGTACTGAACAGGAGGAAGCTAACAGTAGGGTGCAGACTCCAGAACAAGGAACAAGTAGTGATATTCCAATCTCTATGATGCGAGAGCGAGAACTTAGAAATATGATTTATGGAgttatgaatcagtggtataagGAGATGATACAAGAAAGAAGTCAGTCTCAACCACCTCCTCCCCCTACTGCACCACCTATGGTACCtccggttgctcctccacctcctTCAATAATTGAAACTAGTAAACGTTCTCCGATCGAAAAGCTTAGGAAGTTTGGAGCTGAGGAATTTCGAGGGAGATCAGATGATGACCCTATAAAAGCTGAGTATTGGCTACAAAGTTTGGTAAGAATTTTTAAACAGATGACTTGTTCTCCGGAAGATTATCTACGATGTGCCGTTTCATTGTTAAAAGAAGAAGCATATAATTGGTGGGAAACTATGGAAGCTGTAGTACCTGCAGAAAAgcttacttgggaatttttccaaaacgagtttaaaaagaaatatgtgggGAAAAGATATCTAGgtaagaaaaagagagaatttcttgatcCATGGCAGAGAAATAAGTCAGTGGCCGAATACAAAAGAGAATTTGTctacctcagcaaatatgctcgagacaTTGTACCTAccgaagaagaaatgt ACCGTGTTCAAAAGCTTGAAGAAGTATATAACAGAAAAATACAAAGAGATCGGAAAAATAAAGAGTCATTTAAAAGAGGTGCTTCTAAGTCATTTTCAGATTTGCCGGTGAAGAAATCTAGAGTAGAAATTAGTCGAACTACATCCGTGCCGGGAAGATTGGGTAGAGGTAGATCAAGACAATCTGATTTCAAGGTATTTGATAGACCTACAGCAAGTGTGAGCAGTGTTCAGAATACTCCCCGGCTTAAGTGTCAATATTGTGGAAGACATCATTTCGGTGAATGCAGGACTAAGATGGGGGCTTTTATAAATGTGGGGCTACTGATCATCTTATTCGAGATTGCCCCCAGCTGCAAAAAGATGAAGTGGATCAGAAATAGATACAGAGAACCACTCCCCAAAGAAGTAGACGTTCGGGCCAGAGCAGTGCTACAGGGGCTACCCGTTCGA TTGAAACAGTTGCCAATTGTTAATGAATttactgatgtgtttcctgaggaattgCTGGGTTTACCACCagatcgtgaagttgagtttgtgattgatgTGATCCCGGGAACAGCTTCAATATCT AAGAATGTTGAATTTGTATGGTCtgaaaagtgccaacaaagttttgaccaATTGAAGAAAATGTTGACAGAAGCTCTCGTGTTAACTCAACCAGAATCAG ggaaagctaatgtggtCGCTGATGCACTTAGCCGAAAATCATCATTGTTTGCACTTCGAGCAATGAATGTTTATTTGTCTGTTAATGAAAATGGTTTAGTATTAGCAGAATTGAAAGAAAAATCTACATTCCTTCAACGGATCCGTGAATTATAA